The proteins below are encoded in one region of Candidatus Anaeroferrophillus wilburensis:
- the trxB gene encoding thioredoxin-disulfide reductase: MADYDVIIIGGGPAGLTAGLYAARARLKTVVLEKMMLGGQVATTETVENYPGFTDPLIGATVGPLFEAQGKKFGLEVRQFQEGVKLSPQTRGFEVELSPSGEQLTAKTVIVATGTQWSSLGIPGEQELRGSGVSYCATCDGAFFRDQEIAVIGGGNAAIEEAIFLTKFAQKVYVVHRRDALRAEKIVQERAFANEKIAFLWNHVPVRIAGQGSVEGIEIKHVQTGEVQLIPVAGVFIYVGMRGQSDFLQDLVAMDERGFIKAGEDTLTSCPGLFAAGDARQKPVRQIVTAVADGAVAAVQAEKFIEANYSGD, translated from the coding sequence ATGGCTGATTATGATGTGATCATTATTGGTGGTGGACCGGCGGGTTTGACTGCCGGATTGTATGCAGCGAGGGCACGGCTGAAAACGGTGGTGCTGGAAAAAATGATGCTGGGGGGGCAGGTGGCCACCACTGAGACGGTGGAAAACTATCCCGGGTTTACCGATCCGTTGATTGGTGCCACCGTCGGGCCGCTGTTTGAGGCCCAAGGCAAGAAGTTTGGCCTCGAGGTCCGCCAGTTTCAGGAAGGGGTAAAACTTTCCCCCCAGACCCGTGGTTTTGAGGTTGAGCTCTCACCTTCCGGTGAGCAGCTGACCGCCAAAACCGTCATTGTTGCCACCGGCACTCAGTGGTCTTCACTGGGAATTCCCGGTGAGCAGGAGCTGAGGGGCAGCGGAGTTTCCTACTGTGCCACCTGTGACGGTGCTTTTTTCCGCGATCAGGAGATTGCGGTCATCGGTGGTGGCAACGCGGCTATTGAAGAAGCGATTTTTCTGACGAAATTTGCCCAAAAGGTTTATGTCGTTCATCGTCGTGACGCTCTAAGGGCAGAGAAAATTGTCCAGGAACGTGCCTTCGCCAATGAAAAGATAGCGTTTCTCTGGAACCATGTACCGGTCCGTATTGCCGGTCAGGGGAGTGTTGAAGGGATCGAAATCAAGCATGTGCAGACTGGGGAGGTGCAGCTGATTCCGGTTGCCGGCGTTTTTATCTATGTTGGCATGCGGGGACAATCAGATTTTCTCCAGGACCTGGTGGCAATGGATGAGCGGGGCTTTATCAAGGCCGGTGAAGATACGCTTACTTCCTGTCCGGGACTTTTTGCAGCTGGTGATGCTCGCCAGAAACCTGTACGCCAGATTGTCACTGCAGTTGCTGACGGTGCGGTGGCGGCCGTTCAGGCGGAAAAATTTATTGAAGCCAACTATTCCGGGGATTGA
- a CDS encoding protein-L-isoaspartate(D-aspartate) O-methyltransferase has protein sequence MRYVGWRKKMVEEHIVARGIDDPRIIAAMSTVPRHYFLDSALADQAYGDHSLPIGEGQTMTQPYVVAFLLSQLNLQGHEKVLEIGMGSGYLTALLSRLAERVFTVEKYRSLAIHARQRLEQQNCHNVVVKIFDGSYGWSNEAPFDIIVVSAAAVSPPPPLLEQLMPGGILLLPLIEEEGQYLYRITKDFQGLCQQDKLIPCNFVKLVGKYGTG, from the coding sequence ATGAGATATGTTGGCTGGCGAAAAAAGATGGTTGAGGAACACATTGTCGCCCGGGGGATTGATGACCCCCGGATCATAGCGGCCATGTCCACGGTTCCACGCCATTATTTTCTTGATTCGGCCCTGGCGGATCAGGCATATGGTGACCATTCTCTGCCCATCGGTGAAGGGCAGACCATGACCCAACCCTATGTGGTTGCCTTTCTTCTCAGTCAGCTAAACCTCCAAGGCCATGAAAAAGTGCTCGAAATCGGCATGGGATCGGGATACCTGACTGCCCTCCTCAGCCGTTTGGCCGAGCGGGTCTTTACGGTCGAAAAATATCGTTCCCTCGCCATTCATGCACGTCAGCGTTTGGAACAGCAGAACTGCCACAATGTTGTGGTCAAAATATTTGACGGCAGCTATGGCTGGAGTAATGAAGCTCCTTTTGACATTATTGTGGTTTCTGCCGCTGCCGTTTCTCCGCCGCCGCCCCTGCTTGAGCAACTGATGCCCGGCGGCATACTGCTCCTTCCTCTCATAGAAGAGGAGGGTCAATATCTCTACCGCATTACCAAGGATTTCCAAGGTCTCTGCCAGCAGGATAAATTGATCCCCTGCAACTTTGTCAAGTTAGTGGGGAAATATGGTACGGGATGA